The Hahella sp. HNIBRBA332 genome window below encodes:
- the aruF gene encoding arginine/ornithine succinyltransferase subunit alpha, translating into MVIFRPSRFADLPGIEKLINESAAQVSTLPADRDKLGEKIDQSCRSFAGDESMAGKERYLFVLEDTESKEILGTSGIDACAGNGAPFYNYRLDELIHSSQQLGVFNKVPILYMTHELTGSPLLCSLTISPRYRKTEYFDLLSRSRFLFMGQHRERFQSRIIVEIQGKQGDSGDSPFWDSLGRHFFDMDFATADYYSGIKSKTFIAEMMPPHPIYVNLLTKDAQDAIAQPHSAARDNCQFLNREGFRMGRYIDIFDGGPTLEADMDNLTTVKSTKTKQVKLSDNQTGLQYLMCNTLFEDFRATLANVTDGMGDLLRLKRSTAEGILVSEGDNVQFAPL; encoded by the coding sequence ATGGTGATTTTTCGCCCCAGCCGCTTCGCCGACCTGCCCGGCATTGAGAAGTTGATAAACGAAAGCGCAGCGCAGGTGTCCACCCTGCCTGCGGACCGCGACAAACTGGGCGAGAAAATCGACCAGTCCTGTCGCTCCTTCGCCGGCGATGAGTCCATGGCGGGCAAGGAACGCTACCTGTTCGTGCTTGAGGATACCGAAAGCAAGGAGATCCTGGGTACGTCAGGCATCGACGCCTGCGCCGGCAATGGCGCGCCGTTTTATAACTACCGGCTGGATGAACTCATTCACTCCTCGCAGCAACTGGGGGTGTTCAACAAGGTTCCCATTCTTTATATGACCCATGAGCTCACTGGCTCTCCGCTGCTGTGCTCACTGACTATCTCTCCCCGTTATCGCAAAACGGAATATTTCGATCTGCTGTCGCGCTCCCGCTTCCTGTTCATGGGACAGCATCGTGAGCGCTTCCAGTCCCGCATCATTGTGGAAATTCAGGGCAAGCAGGGCGATAGCGGCGACTCTCCGTTTTGGGACAGCCTGGGCCGCCATTTCTTCGATATGGACTTTGCGACGGCGGATTACTACTCCGGCATCAAGAGCAAAACCTTTATCGCGGAAATGATGCCGCCCCATCCGATTTATGTGAACCTGCTGACCAAAGACGCTCAGGATGCCATCGCACAGCCCCATTCGGCGGCGAGAGACAATTGCCAGTTCCTGAATCGGGAAGGCTTCCGCATGGGCCGCTATATCGATATTTTCGACGGCGGTCCGACTCTGGAGGCGGATATGGACAATCTGACCACCGTGAAATCCACTAAAACCAAACAGGTCAAGCTGTCGGATAACCAGACCGGTCTGCAATACCTGATGTGCAACACCCTGTTCGAAGATTTCCGCGCCACGTTGGCCAATGTGACGGACGGCATGGGCGACCTGCTGCGCCTGAAGCGCAGCACCGCCGAGGGGATATTGGTGTCGGAAGGCGACAACGTTCAGTTCGCGCCCCTGTGA
- a CDS encoding methyl-accepting chemotaxis protein, protein MAHIFNRVTRRITIFHRALMMSAVFAIILTCALLYLLGAVHDMLSTIEGQRSMVEQQNTAVAKQNQLVSQQQHLNALLAESQTAFSQYSEYLYWRLDSATTAEEHSISQGDKAEQNLRDTLDKIAGTDEEMADVADVVLMYLDDFNKSIAEAVDRTRNNDSRQRVSAMIGEARTASMAMSSTFKIILEEAAKAAAEANEGVGQAAQEVSVAANQVLEANDSVAASGRSLQQEVLFILVVSVTVSLLVGFLLSRSITQPIHRLRRVITEIEDTNDLTKRVDYSRRDEIGAIAQAFNAMMDKFSVIVGDLAKTTDELSASSEQSARISEKTKESAEQLSHETDLVATASNEMTATVKGINENTDNAANIALEARQACESGKSAVDGATTRINELTQAINETSDSVSQLARESESIGAVLDVIRGIAEQTNLLALNAAIEAARAGDQGRGFAVVADEVRTLAQRTGNSTDEIQKMIEQLRAGVNKAVTRMEQSCKRAEGTVTQASQAAQSIDQTLSAVTSMHDANQYVAQATYEQREAAESIDRSIVNISELSQTLHTAAEENFQSSDNLKQMVTRLRQLVVQFRY, encoded by the coding sequence ATGGCTCACATCTTCAACCGGGTAACCAGGCGCATCACCATTTTCCACCGCGCGTTAATGATGAGCGCCGTGTTCGCCATCATTCTCACCTGCGCACTGCTTTACTTGCTGGGCGCGGTGCATGACATGCTCAGCACCATCGAAGGCCAGCGCAGCATGGTGGAGCAGCAGAACACCGCTGTCGCCAAGCAGAACCAGCTGGTCAGTCAGCAACAACACCTCAACGCGCTGCTGGCGGAAAGCCAGACCGCCTTCTCCCAGTATTCCGAATATCTGTATTGGCGTCTGGACTCCGCCACCACCGCCGAAGAGCACTCCATCAGCCAGGGCGACAAGGCAGAGCAAAACCTGCGCGACACTTTGGATAAAATCGCCGGAACCGATGAGGAAATGGCGGACGTGGCGGATGTCGTACTCATGTATCTGGATGATTTCAACAAATCCATCGCAGAAGCCGTGGATCGCACCCGTAACAATGATTCCCGTCAGCGCGTTAGCGCGATGATCGGCGAAGCACGCACCGCCAGTATGGCCATGAGCTCTACTTTTAAGATCATACTGGAAGAAGCCGCCAAAGCAGCGGCTGAAGCCAACGAAGGGGTTGGGCAAGCAGCGCAGGAAGTATCCGTCGCCGCCAATCAGGTCCTGGAGGCTAACGACTCTGTCGCCGCCAGCGGGCGCAGTCTGCAGCAGGAAGTGTTGTTTATTCTCGTGGTGTCGGTCACGGTTTCCCTGCTAGTGGGCTTTTTGCTATCCCGCTCCATCACCCAGCCCATTCACCGTCTGCGTCGGGTGATTACGGAGATTGAGGACACTAACGACCTCACCAAACGGGTGGATTACAGTCGTCGGGATGAAATTGGCGCTATCGCCCAGGCGTTCAACGCCATGATGGATAAGTTCTCCGTCATCGTAGGCGATTTGGCGAAGACGACTGACGAACTTTCCGCATCGTCCGAACAAAGCGCACGCATCAGCGAAAAGACCAAAGAATCCGCCGAGCAACTCAGCCATGAAACTGATTTGGTGGCCACCGCTTCCAACGAAATGACAGCGACGGTCAAAGGCATCAATGAGAACACCGACAACGCCGCCAATATCGCACTGGAGGCGCGGCAAGCCTGCGAATCCGGCAAATCAGCTGTTGACGGCGCCACCACACGCATCAACGAGCTGACTCAAGCCATCAATGAAACGTCAGACTCCGTCAGCCAGCTCGCCAGGGAAAGCGAATCCATTGGCGCTGTGCTTGATGTGATTCGCGGCATCGCCGAGCAAACCAATCTATTGGCGTTAAACGCCGCCATAGAAGCCGCCCGCGCAGGAGATCAGGGACGCGGCTTCGCCGTGGTCGCCGATGAAGTGCGCACACTCGCGCAACGCACCGGCAACTCCACTGATGAAATACAAAAAATGATCGAACAGCTCCGCGCTGGCGTTAATAAAGCCGTCACCAGAATGGAGCAAAGCTGCAAACGGGCGGAAGGCACGGTTACTCAAGCGAGTCAGGCCGCCCAGTCCATTGACCAGACTCTCTCCGCCGTCACCTCCATGCATGACGCCAACCAATATGTGGCGCAGGCCACCTATGAGCAGCGCGAAGCGGCGGAGAGCATTGACCGCAGCATCGTAAACATCAGTGAACTGTCGCAAACTCTCCATACCGCTGCGGAGGAAAACTTCCAGTCCAGCGACAACCTGAAACAAATGGTGACCCGGCTCCGACAGCTAGTCGTGCAGTTCAGATACTGA
- a CDS encoding GNAT family N-acetyltransferase, which yields MKNTLAKIKDVKNRHKERRTPLGLEFAIADSINFLNAADWDRIAASASVFLQRDYLQALELNAPDNVSPRYGLIYKDRTPIGVVSCQIADVSGDRMIKSEKPDNAKAKLTQKYQERILVCGNLVSCGLHGVAFAEGVDAELGWRALAELLYRIRRGEKLGGSIDFVMLKDFNSDMLPQSDILKRYSYRSIQTDPEMVLTLEPGTRTFEDYLQSLTGKYRKRITAIIKKLQDAGVETQTLDSISDEQDAALHALYLQVENRAAARLATLPKGYFKALSDSLGDRFACTTLSLEGRIVGFVTSVKDRDTSMAYYVGLDYDINADLPLYFRLLQLSIEHGCQFGCSKVSLGRTALEPKANLGAKPVDCHLWMRHRAAAVNYVVRKLFRAIPHAEAPTRNALKTVEQ from the coding sequence ATGAAAAATACGCTCGCCAAGATCAAGGACGTAAAAAATCGTCATAAAGAACGCCGGACGCCACTGGGACTGGAGTTCGCTATCGCCGACAGCATCAACTTTCTCAATGCGGCGGACTGGGACCGCATCGCCGCCTCCGCATCCGTATTTCTGCAACGGGATTATCTACAGGCGCTGGAACTCAACGCGCCGGACAACGTCTCTCCCCGATATGGACTGATATACAAAGACCGCACCCCTATCGGCGTGGTCAGCTGCCAGATCGCCGACGTGTCCGGCGACCGCATGATAAAAAGCGAAAAGCCCGATAACGCCAAAGCCAAATTGACTCAGAAGTACCAGGAACGCATTTTGGTCTGTGGCAATCTGGTGTCCTGCGGCCTCCATGGCGTAGCCTTCGCCGAGGGCGTCGATGCGGAGCTGGGATGGCGCGCTCTGGCTGAGCTGTTGTACCGCATCCGTCGAGGAGAAAAACTGGGCGGCTCCATCGATTTTGTCATGCTGAAAGACTTCAACAGCGACATGCTGCCGCAATCCGACATCCTGAAACGCTACAGTTACCGATCCATTCAGACTGACCCGGAAATGGTGTTGACGCTGGAGCCGGGAACCCGGACCTTCGAAGATTATCTGCAAAGCCTGACTGGCAAGTATCGCAAACGCATCACCGCCATCATCAAGAAGCTGCAGGACGCCGGTGTGGAAACGCAGACGCTAGACAGCATCAGCGACGAGCAGGATGCAGCGCTGCACGCACTCTACCTGCAGGTGGAGAACCGCGCCGCCGCCCGCCTGGCGACATTGCCCAAGGGCTATTTCAAAGCGCTATCGGACTCTCTGGGAGACCGTTTCGCCTGCACCACGCTGTCACTGGAAGGCAGGATTGTTGGCTTCGTCACTTCCGTTAAGGACCGCGACACGTCCATGGCCTACTATGTCGGGCTGGATTACGACATCAATGCCGACCTGCCTTTGTATTTTCGCCTGCTGCAACTCTCTATCGAGCATGGCTGTCAGTTTGGCTGCAGCAAGGTGTCGTTAGGCAGAACGGCGCTGGAGCCCAAGGCCAATCTTGGCGCTAAACCCGTGGATTGCCATCTGTGGATGCGGCATCGCGCGGCGGCGGTCAATTACGTGGTGCGCAAATTGTTTCGCGCAATCCCTCACGCGGAAGCCCCCACTCGTAATGCACTGAAAACGGTCGAGCAGTAA
- the astA gene encoding arginine N-succinyltransferase, with product MMVIRPISSKDLDAVYELAKSAGIGVTTLPANRELLSQRIEESERSFSERIEQEHAYYMFGLEDTAAGAIVGVSAIKARVGLDEVWYNYRVSTTVNASKELGIHKQTPTLYLTNDMTNCSEICTLFLHEKYRNSFNGQLLSKCRFLFLADFSERFSNKIFAEMRGYTNAQGESPFWEDLGRKFFSLEFSQADYLSGIGNKAFIAELMPKYPIYVPFFSQEARDVIGQVHEHTRPALAMLESEGFNFNGLVDIFDAGPLVESFVHGIRSVRDSAKRFVMPVQKTGVDEISEPYMISNRSFSNFRVGLLDSDQIKSDTVSLNHDLMDHLQLGAGDTVRVVALKAKRSDA from the coding sequence ATGATGGTTATTCGTCCCATTAGCAGCAAAGATCTGGATGCGGTATACGAGCTGGCGAAAAGCGCTGGCATTGGCGTAACGACGCTGCCCGCCAACCGCGAACTGCTGTCACAGAGAATCGAAGAATCGGAGCGTTCGTTTTCTGAGCGCATCGAGCAGGAACATGCGTATTACATGTTCGGACTGGAGGACACTGCGGCGGGCGCCATCGTCGGGGTCAGCGCGATCAAGGCGCGGGTCGGTCTGGACGAGGTCTGGTACAACTACCGGGTCTCCACCACCGTGAACGCCTCTAAAGAACTGGGCATTCACAAACAGACGCCGACGTTGTATCTCACTAACGATATGACCAACTGCAGTGAAATCTGTACGTTGTTCCTGCATGAAAAATATCGCAACAGCTTTAACGGGCAACTGTTGTCGAAGTGCCGCTTCCTGTTTCTGGCGGACTTCTCCGAGCGTTTCAGCAACAAAATTTTTGCGGAAATGCGCGGCTACACCAACGCACAGGGCGAGTCTCCGTTCTGGGAAGACCTGGGCCGCAAGTTCTTCAGTCTGGAGTTCTCTCAGGCGGACTATTTATCCGGCATCGGCAATAAGGCGTTTATCGCTGAACTGATGCCCAAGTATCCGATTTACGTCCCGTTTTTCAGCCAGGAGGCCCGCGATGTGATCGGTCAGGTGCATGAGCACACCAGACCGGCGCTGGCCATGCTGGAAAGCGAGGGCTTCAATTTCAACGGTCTGGTGGACATTTTTGACGCCGGCCCGCTGGTGGAGTCCTTTGTCCATGGCATTCGCAGCGTGCGCGACAGCGCCAAGCGCTTCGTCATGCCGGTGCAAAAAACCGGCGTCGACGAGATTTCCGAACCCTATATGATTTCCAACCGGTCCTTCTCCAACTTCAGGGTGGGACTGCTCGACAGCGACCAGATCAAGTCCGACACCGTCTCCCTCAATCATGATCTGATGGATCATTTGCAATTGGGCGCGGGCGATACAGTACGGGTGGTTGCGTTGAAAGCGAAGAGGAGCGATGCATGA
- a CDS encoding GlxA family transcriptional regulator encodes MSCKLGVLLLPGFSMLSYASLVEPLRVCNELLDERKYRMVRLGAEPVVTSGDGVAVSVDRSLAHAAGLDALIVCGSAGLYKTPLLEKEWLATHSKSLSWLGGVANGAALLLELGLLRGKKASLQIPDAFSAEAQACFLSQDVFSVDANVWTCRGGTAALDMALFMIGRHHGVELAEMASQAIMRERLGGAKTTGRKRPDPVAKREAPALCDAVQLMENNIEEPLTTDDIAKHLEISRRQLERLFKRYLDSVPSRYYLQIRLEKARDMLCSSALSITEIGLKTGFSSGAHFSTAYRNLYGLTPSEERAGQP; translated from the coding sequence TTGAGCTGCAAACTGGGCGTACTGTTACTGCCGGGATTTTCCATGCTGTCCTACGCCAGCCTGGTGGAGCCATTGCGGGTGTGTAACGAGCTGTTGGACGAACGCAAGTATCGGATGGTGCGTCTGGGAGCGGAGCCGGTAGTGACGTCTGGAGATGGCGTGGCGGTGTCTGTGGATCGCTCTCTGGCTCATGCCGCCGGCCTGGATGCGCTGATCGTCTGCGGCTCTGCGGGGCTCTATAAAACTCCGCTTCTGGAAAAAGAATGGCTCGCCACGCACAGCAAGAGCTTGTCCTGGTTGGGGGGCGTGGCTAACGGCGCAGCTTTGCTGCTGGAACTGGGGCTGTTGCGCGGAAAAAAAGCCTCTTTACAGATTCCAGACGCTTTTTCCGCAGAGGCGCAGGCGTGCTTTCTGTCTCAGGATGTGTTTTCCGTTGACGCTAATGTCTGGACCTGTCGCGGCGGCACCGCTGCGTTGGACATGGCGCTGTTTATGATTGGGCGTCATCATGGGGTCGAGCTGGCGGAAATGGCTTCCCAGGCGATTATGCGGGAGCGTCTTGGCGGCGCCAAAACCACCGGGCGCAAACGTCCTGATCCTGTGGCGAAACGAGAAGCGCCAGCGCTTTGCGATGCGGTGCAACTGATGGAGAACAATATCGAAGAGCCGTTAACTACGGATGATATCGCCAAGCATCTGGAAATTTCCCGTCGCCAGCTGGAGCGACTGTTCAAGCGCTATCTGGACTCCGTCCCTTCCCGTTATTACCTGCAAATTCGTCTGGAAAAGGCGCGGGACATGCTATGTTCTTCCGCCTTGAGCATCACCGAAATCGGGTTGAAAACCGGCTTTTCCTCCGGCGCGCATTTTTCTACTGCGTATCGAAATCTGTATGGGCTGACGCCCAGTGAGGAAAGAGCCGGTCAGCCTTGA
- the astB gene encoding N-succinylarginine dihydrolase — protein MKAFEVNFDGLVGPTHNYSGLSYGNVASETNIRDVSNPKEAAKQGLRKMKALHDMGFKQGVLLPQERPDIATLRRLGFAGSDREVLLQAAHQSPVFLGAVASASCMWTANAATVSPSADTTDGRVHFTAANLNAKFHRSIEHPTTTRILQGIFNNDQHFAHHKALPPTSQFGDEGAANHTRFCKNYEDKGVELFVYGRVAFDENAPRPMKYPARQTLEACQAVARLHGLADSSVVYAQQNPAVIDQGVFHNDVIAVGNRNVLFYHEQAFLNTSKMLTELEAKLQGCLLKAVKVSDSEVSVADAVSSYLFNSQLLSLDDDDMMLVVPHECRDNPNVKAYLDDLVTRGGPIKRVEVFDLKQSMKNGGGPACLRLRVALNEAELAAVHPHVMMSDELFASLNAWVDKHYRDRISQQDLADPQLLTECRTALDELTQLLQLGPLYPFQLA, from the coding sequence ATGAAGGCATTTGAAGTCAATTTTGACGGGCTGGTAGGGCCGACTCACAACTATAGCGGGCTTTCCTACGGCAACGTGGCCTCAGAAACCAATATTCGCGATGTGTCCAACCCCAAGGAAGCCGCCAAGCAGGGCCTGCGCAAAATGAAGGCGCTGCACGACATGGGCTTCAAGCAGGGCGTATTGCTGCCGCAGGAGCGTCCGGATATCGCGACCCTGCGTCGTCTGGGCTTTGCCGGGTCAGATCGGGAAGTGCTGCTGCAGGCGGCGCATCAGTCGCCGGTGTTTTTGGGCGCAGTCGCTTCCGCCTCCTGCATGTGGACGGCGAACGCGGCGACAGTCTCGCCTAGCGCGGACACCACCGATGGCCGCGTACATTTCACCGCGGCGAACCTGAATGCGAAGTTCCATCGTTCGATTGAGCACCCGACGACGACCCGTATCCTGCAGGGCATTTTCAATAATGACCAGCACTTTGCTCATCACAAAGCGCTGCCGCCCACCAGTCAGTTTGGTGACGAAGGCGCAGCCAACCACACCCGCTTCTGCAAAAACTATGAAGACAAGGGCGTGGAGCTGTTTGTATACGGACGCGTGGCTTTCGACGAGAACGCGCCGCGCCCGATGAAATACCCTGCGCGGCAGACCTTGGAAGCCTGTCAGGCGGTAGCGCGCTTGCATGGACTCGCCGATTCATCGGTAGTGTATGCGCAGCAAAACCCGGCGGTTATCGACCAGGGCGTGTTCCACAATGACGTTATTGCGGTAGGGAACCGCAATGTGCTGTTCTACCATGAGCAGGCGTTTTTGAACACGTCGAAAATGCTGACTGAGCTGGAAGCGAAACTGCAAGGCTGTCTGCTGAAGGCAGTTAAAGTTTCGGATAGCGAAGTGTCCGTGGCGGACGCGGTGTCCAGTTATCTGTTCAACAGCCAATTGTTGAGTCTGGATGACGACGACATGATGCTGGTGGTGCCTCATGAGTGCCGCGACAACCCCAACGTCAAAGCCTATCTGGACGACTTGGTCACTCGCGGCGGTCCTATCAAGCGCGTGGAAGTATTCGATCTGAAGCAAAGCATGAAAAACGGCGGCGGCCCCGCATGTTTGCGCTTGCGTGTGGCGTTGAATGAAGCGGAGCTGGCGGCGGTGCACCCTCATGTGATGATGTCGGACGAACTGTTCGCCTCCCTCAATGCCTGGGTGGACAAGCACTACCGCGACCGCATCTCCCAGCAGGACCTGGCTGATCCGCAACTGCTGACAGAGTGCCGCACGGCCCTGGATGAACTGACCCAGCTGTTGCAATTAGGCCCGCTGTATCCCTTTCAGTTAGCGTAA
- a CDS encoding aspartate aminotransferase family protein, producing the protein MTSSQVTREMFDQVMVPNYAPGPIIPTHGIGSRVWDQAGKEYIDLAGGIAVTGLGHAHPELVAALTEQAQKLWHLSNVLANEPAILLAKKLTDMTFADRVFFSNSGGEANEAAFKLARRYSWEKHGPHKHEIVACNNSFHGRTLFTVSVGGQAKYREGFEPVPGGIKHVPFNDIAALEAAINENTCAFVVEPVQGEGGVTPADEAYLKRARELCDQHNALLIFDEVQTGVGRTGALYAYMKYGVTPDILTTAKAMGGGFPIGAMLTTTEVAKSLAVGTHGSTYGGNPLGCAVANKVLDIVNTPEVLQGVERKHELMVAGLKAINEKYGVFSAVRGMGLLIGAALTDEWQGKAKQFMTAALEEGVLALIAGPNVLRLAPSLIIGDDEIKEGLARFERAVARVAQGQ; encoded by the coding sequence ATGACCTCTAGCCAAGTCACCAGAGAAATGTTTGATCAGGTAATGGTTCCCAACTATGCGCCGGGCCCGATTATTCCCACTCACGGCATCGGCTCCCGAGTCTGGGATCAGGCTGGCAAGGAATACATCGATCTGGCGGGCGGCATTGCGGTAACCGGTTTGGGTCACGCTCATCCGGAACTGGTGGCGGCGTTGACTGAACAGGCGCAAAAACTGTGGCACCTGAGCAACGTTCTGGCGAACGAGCCGGCTATTCTGCTGGCTAAGAAACTGACGGATATGACCTTCGCTGATCGCGTGTTTTTCTCCAATTCAGGCGGCGAAGCCAACGAAGCCGCGTTCAAGCTGGCGCGTCGTTACAGCTGGGAAAAACACGGACCTCATAAACATGAAATCGTGGCCTGTAACAACAGCTTCCACGGTCGTACGCTATTTACCGTCAGCGTAGGCGGACAAGCCAAGTATCGCGAAGGTTTCGAACCGGTTCCCGGCGGCATCAAGCATGTGCCTTTCAACGACATCGCCGCTCTGGAAGCCGCGATCAATGAAAACACCTGCGCTTTCGTAGTTGAGCCAGTGCAAGGCGAGGGCGGTGTGACGCCGGCGGATGAAGCCTATCTGAAGCGCGCCAGAGAGCTGTGCGACCAGCACAACGCGTTGCTGATCTTCGACGAAGTTCAGACTGGCGTTGGCCGCACCGGAGCGCTGTATGCGTACATGAAGTATGGCGTGACGCCGGACATTCTGACCACGGCCAAGGCGATGGGCGGCGGATTCCCTATCGGCGCCATGCTGACCACCACGGAAGTGGCTAAGAGTCTGGCGGTGGGCACTCACGGCAGCACCTACGGCGGCAACCCGCTGGGCTGCGCTGTGGCGAACAAGGTCTTGGACATCGTCAACACGCCGGAAGTTTTGCAGGGCGTTGAGCGCAAGCATGAGCTGATGGTGGCCGGCCTGAAAGCGATTAATGAGAAATATGGCGTATTCAGCGCTGTTCGCGGCATGGGCCTTTTGATTGGGGCGGCGCTCACTGACGAGTGGCAGGGTAAAGCCAAGCAGTTCATGACGGCGGCGCTGGAAGAGGGCGTACTGGCGCTGATCGCTGGACCTAATGTGTTGAGACTGGCGCCTTCTCTGATCATCGGCGATGACGAGATCAAAGAAGGACTGGCCCGCTTCGAAAGAGCGGTAGCCCGCGTCGCGCAAGGGCAATAA
- the astD gene encoding succinylglutamate-semialdehyde dehydrogenase produces the protein MTVRESAFINGRWLAGGGVVFESLDPVTQDCLWKGAAASDEVVAQAVQAARQAFHSWGRLDVAKRIDIVKRFAALLEEDKERLAEVIGKETSKPLWEARTEVASMIAKVGISVQAFNERTGVTEQDVAAGHAVLKHRPHGVLAVFGPYNFPGHLPNGHIVPALIAGNTIVFKPSELTPWFAEETVRIWAQAGLPEGVLNLVQGARETGVALAASEQIDGLLFTGSSPTGHSLHRQFGGRPEKILALEMGGNNPLIIAPPYDLKGAVHHTLFSAFVSAGQRCTCARRLLVPDTAEGLAFLDELVAAAANLQVGRYDADPQPFMGGVISLRARDQMLAAQSKLAADGGRILLEMRSLEDNASLLSPGVIDVTNVQELPDEEHFGPMLQVLRYRDFDHALELANKTGFGLAAGLISDSRELYDRFWLEVRAGIVNWNKPLTGASSAAPFGGVGASGNHRPSAYYAADYCAYPVASLEADQAQAPAQLSPGMSL, from the coding sequence ATGACTGTACGTGAAAGCGCATTTATAAACGGCCGCTGGCTAGCTGGCGGCGGCGTGGTGTTTGAGTCCCTGGACCCAGTGACCCAGGATTGTCTGTGGAAAGGCGCGGCGGCCTCCGATGAGGTGGTTGCGCAGGCGGTGCAGGCGGCGCGTCAGGCGTTTCACAGCTGGGGACGTTTGGATGTCGCCAAGCGTATCGACATCGTCAAGCGCTTTGCGGCGTTGCTGGAAGAAGACAAAGAACGCCTCGCCGAAGTTATCGGCAAAGAGACCAGCAAACCGTTATGGGAGGCGCGCACCGAAGTCGCCAGCATGATCGCCAAAGTGGGTATCTCCGTCCAGGCGTTTAATGAGCGCACTGGCGTGACCGAGCAGGACGTGGCGGCGGGGCATGCGGTGTTGAAACATCGCCCCCACGGCGTGCTGGCGGTCTTTGGCCCCTATAACTTCCCTGGCCACTTGCCCAACGGACACATCGTACCGGCGCTGATCGCCGGCAATACAATTGTCTTCAAACCAAGTGAGTTGACCCCATGGTTCGCGGAAGAAACCGTGCGTATCTGGGCGCAAGCCGGCTTGCCGGAAGGCGTGTTGAACCTGGTGCAAGGCGCGCGTGAAACCGGCGTGGCCCTGGCCGCCAGCGAACAGATAGACGGTCTGTTGTTTACCGGCAGTTCGCCGACAGGACACAGCCTGCACCGTCAATTCGGCGGCCGTCCCGAGAAAATCCTGGCGCTGGAAATGGGCGGCAATAACCCATTGATCATTGCTCCGCCTTATGACTTGAAAGGCGCTGTGCATCATACACTGTTCTCGGCATTTGTTTCGGCGGGCCAGCGTTGTACCTGCGCGCGTCGTCTATTAGTTCCGGATACGGCGGAAGGCCTGGCGTTTCTGGACGAACTGGTCGCAGCGGCGGCCAATTTGCAGGTGGGACGCTATGACGCGGACCCTCAGCCTTTCATGGGCGGGGTAATTTCCCTGCGCGCGCGGGATCAGATGCTGGCCGCGCAAAGCAAGCTGGCTGCGGACGGCGGACGCATTCTGCTGGAGATGCGTAGCCTGGAGGACAACGCGAGCCTGCTGAGTCCTGGCGTCATCGACGTCACCAATGTGCAGGAGCTGCCGGACGAAGAACATTTCGGACCCATGCTGCAAGTATTGCGCTACCGCGATTTCGATCATGCTCTGGAGTTAGCCAACAAGACCGGATTCGGACTGGCGGCCGGCCTGATCAGCGACTCTCGCGAACTGTATGACCGCTTCTGGCTGGAAGTGCGCGCGGGCATCGTCAACTGGAACAAGCCTCTCACCGGCGCCAGTAGCGCAGCGCCGTTCGGTGGTGTGGGCGCCAGCGGCAACCATCGCCCCAGCGCCTACTATGCGGCGGATTACTGCGCCTATCCAGTCGCGTCTCTTGAGGCGGATCAGGCGCAGGCCCCAGCCCAGTTATCGCCGGGCATGTCCTTGTAA